In a single window of the Pleurodeles waltl isolate 20211129_DDA chromosome 4_2, aPleWal1.hap1.20221129, whole genome shotgun sequence genome:
- the LOC138294231 gene encoding forkhead box protein E4-like, which produces MNPAHLPHLTGMCTMTAGGQHSPTEAPSPVGSSPNLSLDSRGPLRGKDGVLVKSEPRGGSASPEDREESSTGPADEHVPSSGGRRRKRPVQRGKPPYSYIALIAMAIANSPERKLTLGGIYKFIMERFPFYRENSKKWQNSIRHNLTLNDCFVKIPREPGHPGKGNYWTLDPAAEDMFDNGSFLRRRKRFKRTDITTYPGYMQSSSAFTPTPAARPAYPGNLYSGYGHQASPHPAMIHHYQSPAPSQHRVFSLGGFISQQALAQPSAGADLGPHSLGFNGDLVNMAAGCNVNMAASCSVNMAGGGAEPTCFQPQAVSPGGSGPLLNRTSNIVYPYSASPPHISMAQASYSPGSPQVYGAAPGRLSLQPLRAAPCTDSEQLLGLSGSQMNGLGQFAANNSYLRQPNYSTGLERYL; this is translated from the coding sequence ATGAACCCAGCACACCTTCCGCACCTCACCGGCATGTGCACCATGACAGCAGGTGGCCAGCACTCGCCCACCGAGGCTCCCAGTCCCGTGGGCAGCTCCCCCAACCTGTCTCTGGACTCCCGGGGCCCGCTGAGGGGCAAGGACGGGGTTCTGGTCAAGTCGGAGCCCAGGGGCGGCAGCGCCTCTCCAGAGGACCGAGAGGAGAGCAGCACAGGCCCAGCGGATGAGCACGTCCCCTCCTCGGGGGGCAGGAGGCGGAAACGGCCGGTGCAGCGAGGGAAGCCGCCCTACAGCTACATCGCCCTGATAGCCATGGCCATCGCCAACTCCCCGGAGCGCAAGCTGACCCTGGGCGGCATCTACAAGTTCATCATGGAGCGCTTCCCCTTCTACCGGGAGAACTCCAAGAAGTGGCAGAACTCAATCCGCCACAACCTCACCCTCAACGACTGCTTCGTCAAGATCCCCCGGGAGCCGGGCCACCCGGGCAAGGGCAACTACTGGACGCTGGACCCGGCGGCCGAGGACATGTTCGACAACGGCAGCTTCCTGCGGCGGCGCAAGCGCTTCAAGCGCACCGACATCACCACCTACCCGGGCTACATGCAGAGCTCAAGCGCCTTCACACCCACCCCGGCCGCCCGGCCCGCCTACCCCGGCAACCTGTACTCGGGCTACGGCCACCAGGCCTCCCCGCACCCGGCCATGATCCACCACTACCAGTCCCCGGCCCCCAGCCAGCACCGCGTCTTCAGCTtaggcggcttcatcagccagcagGCCCTGGCGCAGCCCTCCGCGGGGGCGGACCTGGGGCCCCACTCCCTGGGCTTCAACGGGGACCTCGTCAACATGGCCGCCGGCTGCAACGTCAACATGGCGGCCTCCTGCTCAGTCAACATGGCGGGCGGAGGCGCGGAGCCCACCTGCTTCCAGCCGCAGGCCGTCAGCCCCGGTGGGTCAGGGCCCCTCCTAAACAGGACCTCCAACATAGTGTATCCCTACTCCGCGTCCCCGCCCCACATCTCCATGGCTCAGGCTAGCTACTCCCCAGGCAGCCCCCAGGTGTATGGGGCAGCCCCAGGCAGACTCTCCTTACAGCCCCTGCGGGCCGCCCCCTGCACGGACAGCGAGCAGCTGCTGGGCCTCTCCGGCTCTCAGATGAACGGACTGGGGCAGTTCGCAGCCAACAACTCCTATCTCAGACAGCCCAACTACTCCACTGGGCTGGAGAGATACTTGTAA